The Actinomyces sp. oral taxon 414 genome has a segment encoding these proteins:
- a CDS encoding ATP-binding protein translates to MDRIDLDSLLDLAPDERGAGDSTLTLSRTAWQELVYDREADSYEAQRAPVGMEVVAARHVDHLRRSIDAVGDDLHVLRARSLVTVDDGLTIAGLLLLGDHPQHYLPQALVRVLRYQADEARTGSRQTLAVDGDRRLEGAIPDVIDASLALVDSWAPRRRAMRDDGRFGPVDVIPREAWTEAVVNAVVHRSYSMAGDHIRISIFPSRIEVSSPGRFPGFVDPSRPLEIARYARNPRIARVCSDLGYAQELGEGIRRMVDRMRGSGLGDPVYRQTSTSVVVRLDAAARVAESVADRLGGATIDIVMLLRSSGPLGTADVAQAMGVSRQTALKRLKTLREEGLVARDGRSSRDPRATWRALGG, encoded by the coding sequence GTGGACCGGATCGATCTCGACTCGCTGCTCGACCTCGCACCCGATGAGCGGGGCGCGGGCGACTCGACGCTGACCCTGAGCCGTACCGCCTGGCAGGAGCTCGTCTACGACCGGGAGGCCGACAGTTACGAGGCGCAGCGCGCTCCGGTCGGGATGGAGGTGGTCGCCGCGAGGCACGTGGATCATCTTCGTCGCAGCATCGATGCGGTTGGCGACGACCTGCATGTGCTGCGGGCCAGGAGCCTGGTCACCGTCGACGACGGGCTGACGATCGCGGGTCTTCTTCTTCTCGGCGATCATCCGCAGCACTACCTCCCGCAGGCTCTGGTCCGGGTGCTGCGGTACCAGGCCGACGAGGCGCGGACCGGTTCGAGGCAGACACTGGCCGTCGACGGCGACCGGCGCCTGGAGGGCGCGATTCCGGACGTCATCGACGCCTCTCTTGCGCTCGTCGACTCCTGGGCGCCGAGACGCCGGGCGATGAGGGACGATGGGCGCTTCGGCCCGGTTGACGTCATTCCGCGCGAGGCGTGGACGGAGGCGGTCGTCAACGCGGTCGTTCACCGCTCCTACTCGATGGCCGGAGATCATATCCGCATCTCCATCTTCCCGAGCCGCATCGAGGTCTCCTCCCCGGGCCGTTTTCCGGGCTTCGTCGATCCCTCCCGGCCGCTGGAAATCGCCAGGTACGCGCGCAATCCGCGTATTGCCCGGGTCTGCTCCGATCTCGGCTACGCCCAGGAGCTGGGCGAGGGGATTCGCCGCATGGTGGATCGGATGCGGGGTTCGGGGCTCGGCGATCCGGTGTATCGCCAGACGTCGACCAGCGTTGTCGTCAGGCTCGACGCCGCCGCCCGGGTCGCGGAATCGGTCGCCGATCGCCTCGGCGGGGCCACGATTGACATCGTGATGCTCCTGCGATCGTCGGGGCCGCTCGGGACCGCCGATGTGGCGCAGGCCATGGGGGTGAGCCGTCAGACCGCGCTCAAGCGGCTCAAGACTCTGCGCGAGGAGGGCCTGGTGGCTCGCGACGGCCGTTCCAGTCGGGATCCTCGAGCGACATGGAGGGCTCTCGGGGGCTGA
- the pgm gene encoding phosphoglucomutase (alpha-D-glucose-1,6-bisphosphate-dependent) — translation MHPRAGQPAQPEDLIDIDEVINAYYDLVPDPAVPEQKVVFGTSGHRGASLDTAFNEAHIVAITAAIVEYRRSQGTDGVLYIGRDTHGLSEPAWRTAIEVLAGAGVTTAVDARGAYTPTPAVSHSILLANGAGTEAGVRTTGPGLADGIVITPSHNPPRDGGFKYNPPHGGPAGSDATGWIANRANELLAGGWRDVKRIPIAEALESAYVVKHDYLDTYVSDLENVVDLDAIRDAGVRIGADPLGGASVDYWGAIGERYGLNLTVVNPKVDPAWPFMTLDWDGKIRMDCSSPNAMASLRAKMTPDAEGKTPYDVATGNDADSDRHGIVTPDGGLMNPNHFLAVAIEYLFTHRPGWPEDCAVGKTLVSSSLIDRVVAAMGRRLVEVPVGFKHFVPGLIDGSVGFGGEESAGASFLRKDGTVWTTDKDGLIMALLASEIIAVTGKSPSQLHEEQVARFGASAYARIDAPATKAQKAKLAALSPQDVTATELAGEPIVDRLVRAPGNDAAIGGLKVITADAWFAARPSGTEDVYKIYAESFKGAENLAVVQEEAKKVVDTALEE, via the coding sequence ATGCACCCACGAGCAGGACAACCAGCACAGCCCGAGGACCTCATCGACATCGACGAGGTCATCAACGCCTACTACGACCTCGTCCCCGACCCGGCGGTCCCGGAGCAGAAAGTGGTCTTCGGCACCTCCGGACACCGCGGGGCCTCCCTGGACACCGCCTTCAACGAGGCCCACATTGTCGCCATTACGGCCGCGATCGTGGAGTACCGCCGCTCGCAGGGGACCGACGGCGTCCTCTACATCGGCCGCGACACCCACGGACTGTCCGAACCCGCCTGGCGCACCGCCATCGAGGTGCTCGCCGGGGCGGGAGTCACCACCGCCGTCGACGCCCGCGGCGCCTACACGCCCACCCCCGCCGTCTCCCACTCCATCCTCCTGGCCAACGGCGCGGGCACCGAGGCGGGCGTGCGCACCACCGGCCCGGGCCTGGCCGACGGCATCGTCATCACCCCCTCCCACAACCCGCCGCGCGACGGCGGCTTCAAGTACAACCCGCCCCACGGCGGCCCCGCCGGCTCCGACGCCACCGGCTGGATCGCCAACCGCGCCAACGAACTCCTCGCCGGCGGCTGGAGGGACGTCAAGCGGATCCCGATCGCCGAGGCGCTCGAGTCCGCCTACGTCGTCAAGCACGACTACCTCGACACCTACGTCTCCGACTTGGAGAACGTCGTCGACCTCGACGCCATCCGCGACGCCGGCGTGCGCATCGGCGCCGACCCGCTGGGCGGGGCCTCCGTGGACTACTGGGGGGCGATCGGCGAGCGCTACGGGCTGAACCTGACGGTGGTCAACCCGAAGGTGGACCCGGCCTGGCCCTTCATGACCCTGGACTGGGACGGCAAGATCCGCATGGACTGCTCCTCCCCCAACGCCATGGCCTCGCTGCGCGCCAAGATGACGCCCGACGCCGAGGGCAAGACCCCCTACGACGTCGCCACCGGCAACGACGCCGACTCCGACCGCCACGGCATCGTGACCCCCGACGGCGGGCTCATGAACCCCAACCACTTCCTGGCCGTGGCCATCGAGTACCTCTTCACCCACCGCCCCGGCTGGCCCGAGGACTGCGCCGTGGGCAAGACCCTGGTGTCCTCCTCCCTCATCGACCGGGTCGTGGCCGCCATGGGCCGGCGCCTGGTGGAGGTGCCGGTGGGCTTCAAGCACTTCGTGCCCGGCCTCATCGACGGCTCGGTGGGCTTCGGCGGCGAGGAGAGCGCGGGGGCCTCCTTCCTGCGCAAGGACGGCACCGTGTGGACCACGGACAAGGACGGCCTCATTATGGCGCTGCTGGCCAGCGAGATCATCGCCGTGACCGGCAAGAGCCCCTCCCAGCTGCACGAGGAGCAGGTCGCGCGCTTCGGCGCCAGCGCCTACGCCCGCATCGACGCCCCCGCCACCAAGGCGCAGAAGGCCAAGCTCGCGGCCCTGTCGCCGCAGGACGTCACCGCCACCGAGCTGGCCGGGGAGCCGATCGTCGACCGTCTCGTGCGCGCGCCGGGCAACGACGCCGCCATCGGCGGCCTCAAGGTGATCACCGCCGACGCCTGGTTCGCCGCCCGCCCCTCGGGCACGGAGGACGTCTACAAGATCTACGCCGAGTCCTTCAAGGGCGCCGAGAACCTGGCCGTGGTCCAGGAGGAGGCCAAGAAGGTCGTCGACACCGCGCTCGAGGAGTGA
- a CDS encoding Rid family detoxifying hydrolase: MPAARPTASSTAVSAPDAPAAVGPYSQAVSTGEGRGALVYVSGQIPLDPATGALVDGGIEAQAERVLTNIGAILAAAGLGWADVVKTTVLLADIADFKAVNAVYARHVTGPVLPARAAFGVAALPLGAGVEIEAVAVRP, translated from the coding sequence TTGCCCGCCGCCCGCCCGACCGCATCTTCCACCGCCGTCTCCGCGCCCGACGCCCCGGCCGCCGTCGGCCCCTACTCCCAGGCCGTGTCCACCGGGGAGGGCCGCGGCGCCCTCGTCTACGTCTCCGGGCAGATCCCGCTCGACCCGGCCACCGGGGCGCTCGTTGACGGCGGTATCGAGGCCCAGGCCGAGCGGGTCCTGACCAATATCGGCGCCATCCTCGCCGCCGCCGGCCTGGGCTGGGCCGACGTCGTCAAAACCACCGTCCTGCTGGCCGATATCGCCGACTTCAAGGCCGTCAACGCGGTCTACGCCCGCCACGTCACCGGTCCCGTCCTGCCCGCCCGGGCCGCCTTCGGCGTGGCCGCCCTGCCGCTGGGGGCGGGCGTGGAGATCGAGGCCGTCGCCGTGCGGCCCTGA
- a CDS encoding DUF5129 domain-containing protein, translating into MPEPFIVRAGGSRAVISLASKLVIALVLIIVVPLLAFWPFGRTHAPEVTVHDEADIVQDEATARDLSALRFREDIRLAVVTLDVDYSDNFNAAVLAYARAHEPGWLDGNYWADGLLILAVSPRGRWVGCYFGEDIKVDLAVQQNIQDAAKSSFQAGRWDTGIQQMAARAATVMGRPIGSEVGVLLVSGLGVGGGLALLGWMLRARGRARAYFGQARRHYTQVTGDYEATELKAGLIPLSDAHGAQVLARFAWFEDRYGELTRNFHAFGEPRGAQWFEVGRRSKAKRLLDLAGELDSLDDAISNAAALLTLSEGWQDAWRNEQGPVQEDLASLQNLCSQVAANSRIDVARDRNWARESSNRLAAMTNELSRGTLTPSAALDELDFISREVRSRADALAQRALEADSSSHREQRMHQYQDSRRDWDWESGVGYSGSWSMGGHHSSYNPASTIRINPASPGAQASGVRWSGAGSSSQFSSPISGLVTGYSSAATWTPPSSSSSSSGSSSDYSGGGGFSGAGSSSHF; encoded by the coding sequence ATGCCCGAACCATTCATCGTCCGAGCGGGCGGCTCCCGCGCCGTCATCTCACTGGCGTCCAAGCTCGTGATCGCGCTCGTCCTCATTATCGTCGTGCCCCTCTTGGCGTTCTGGCCCTTCGGGCGCACGCACGCCCCCGAGGTCACCGTCCACGACGAGGCCGACATCGTCCAGGACGAGGCCACCGCGCGGGACCTGAGCGCCCTGCGCTTCCGCGAGGACATCCGCCTCGCCGTGGTCACCCTCGACGTCGACTACAGCGACAACTTCAACGCCGCCGTCCTGGCGTACGCCAGGGCGCACGAGCCCGGCTGGCTCGACGGCAACTACTGGGCCGACGGCTTGCTGATCCTGGCGGTCTCGCCCAGGGGGCGGTGGGTCGGCTGCTACTTCGGCGAGGACATCAAGGTCGACCTCGCCGTTCAGCAGAACATCCAGGACGCCGCCAAGTCCTCCTTCCAGGCGGGCAGGTGGGACACCGGCATCCAGCAGATGGCCGCGCGCGCCGCCACCGTCATGGGCCGGCCCATCGGCTCGGAGGTGGGCGTGCTCCTCGTGTCGGGGCTGGGCGTGGGCGGCGGCCTGGCCCTCCTGGGCTGGATGCTGAGGGCGCGCGGTCGGGCCCGGGCCTACTTCGGCCAGGCCCGCCGCCACTACACGCAGGTCACCGGGGACTACGAGGCCACCGAGCTCAAGGCCGGCCTCATCCCCCTCAGCGACGCCCACGGCGCCCAGGTCCTGGCCCGCTTCGCCTGGTTCGAGGACCGTTACGGCGAGCTGACCCGCAATTTCCACGCATTCGGGGAGCCTCGCGGCGCCCAGTGGTTCGAGGTCGGGCGCCGCTCCAAGGCCAAGAGGCTGCTCGACCTCGCCGGCGAGCTCGACTCGCTCGACGACGCCATCTCCAACGCCGCCGCCCTGCTGACCCTGTCCGAGGGCTGGCAGGACGCCTGGCGCAACGAGCAGGGGCCCGTCCAGGAGGACCTCGCCTCGCTCCAAAACCTGTGCTCGCAGGTGGCGGCGAACAGCCGCATCGACGTCGCCCGGGACCGGAACTGGGCGCGTGAGAGCAGTAACCGCCTGGCCGCGATGACGAACGAGCTCTCCCGGGGGACGCTGACGCCCTCGGCGGCGCTCGACGAGCTCGACTTCATCTCGCGGGAGGTGCGCTCGCGGGCCGACGCCCTGGCGCAGCGCGCGCTGGAGGCGGACTCCTCCTCGCACCGCGAGCAGCGGATGCACCAGTACCAGGACTCCCGGAGAGACTGGGACTGGGAGTCCGGCGTCGGCTACTCGGGCTCGTGGAGCATGGGCGGGCACCACTCCTCCTACAACCCGGCCTCGACCATCCGCATCAACCCGGCCTCGCCGGGCGCCCAGGCCTCCGGCGTGCGCTGGTCCGGAGCTGGCTCGTCCTCCCAGTTCTCCTCCCCGATCTCCGGGCTGGTCACCGGTTACAGCTCGGCGGCGACCTGGACGCCGCCGTCGAGTTCGAGCAGCAGTTCTGGGTCCTCCAGCGACTACTCGGGCGGCGGGGGCTTCTCCGGGGCGGGGTCGAGCTCGCACTTCTGA